In a genomic window of Styela clava chromosome 11, kaStyClav1.hap1.2, whole genome shotgun sequence:
- the LOC120347659 gene encoding uncharacterized protein LOC120347659, which produces MRTLIFTIFVLCSTNAFPMDNDWVPTNDDVLDYILGMEVPPFEASLIHPPMKMSYKLNNTYIGHASPAEYGAHGYYEIGEDAIRIRFTSEEGFITGYMTSLITRTDVPDFKYQMEGNFTIHAVNSTINMTVLFPKIDSKTSPLVMTECSASYDRISIDLDAKNIKDSLDMIAMNHWLSRAMHETLSELYCIAIRKDVAKGTKSVAVKGIIGIVIQSAFRQG; this is translated from the exons ATGAGAACTTTGATATTTACTATTTTTGTGTTATGTTCCACAAATGCTTTTCCAATGGACAACGACTGGGTTCCAA CTAACGATGATGTTCTGGATTACATACTTGGAATGGAAGTGCCACCATTTGAAGCAAGTTTAATCCACCCGCCCATGAAAATGAGTTACAAGTTGAACAA CACGTATATTGGTCATGCATCTCCTGCAGAGTACGGTGCTCACGGTTATTATGAAATAGGAGAAGACGCAATCCGGATAAGATTTACAAGCGAAGAAGGTTTTATTACTGGTTATATGACGTCATTGATAACAAGAAC AGACGTTCCTGACTTCAAATATCAAATGGAAGGGAATTTCACTATTCATGCTGTAAACTCAACTATTAACATGACTGTGTTATTTCCAA AAATTGACAGCAAGACATCGCCTCTCGTTATGACTGAGTGTTCTGCTTCATATGACAGAATTTCAATTGATTTAGACGCGAAAAACATCAAAGATTCGTTGGATATGATAGCAATGAATCACTGGTTAAGCAGGGCAATGCATGAGACCCTAAGTGAATTGTACTGCATCGCTATTAGAAA AGATGTTGCTAAAGGTACAAAGTCCGTTGCAGTAAAAGGCATCATCGGTATCGTGATACAGTCAGCGTTTAGACAAGGTTGA